One stretch of Candidatus Bathyarchaeia archaeon DNA includes these proteins:
- a CDS encoding RsmB/NOP family class I SAM-dependent RNA methyltransferase gives MLFGPAVEFAATMLKGVERKGVSERTEFYEELKKRPKLAPQTARFAYLLGCETIRRLNFIDKALLKAIGGCVGELSLEALNILRIYVYWFMFKETTTEDRVSFLKDAASLLRGEDRRHLMEAALKLYEFKRGRLLNKLSDVERISLEKFHPEWFVEYCFRRFGKKFSLHLMDSNNQVKPTYLRVNTLKADEEEVLESLRREGVRLKPVPGVKYVYRLVGTRVRLHRGKHYHAGLFTIQDKASCMAVYSLGPTPGEEVMDVCAAPGGKTSLIAQLMENDGRIFSLDSSKSRMEIWRREMARMGVQIAHPILGDAANPPVKMLVDRLLIDPPCSGTGSFNVFPGMKWRLDMKALDSYSRLQRMILNRSSQFLRVGGVMVYSVCSVMVEEGEKVVEAFLNQNPNFELLPAYPGLGSPPLMGHPGPVRVYPHLDGCFGFFIAKLRRVD, from the coding sequence ATGCTTTTCGGCCCAGCGGTGGAGTTCGCCGCCACTATGTTGAAAGGGGTTGAACGAAAAGGAGTCAGCGAGAGAACTGAATTTTACGAGGAGTTGAAGAAGCGTCCTAAGCTTGCTCCTCAAACCGCTCGCTTCGCGTATCTTTTAGGCTGTGAAACGATTAGAAGATTGAACTTCATAGATAAAGCGTTACTTAAAGCCATAGGAGGATGTGTCGGTGAGCTCAGCCTTGAAGCATTAAACATTCTAAGGATTTACGTTTACTGGTTTATGTTCAAGGAAACAACCACTGAAGATCGTGTGAGCTTTCTGAAAGATGCGGCGTCCCTGTTGAGGGGTGAAGATCGCCGTCACCTCATGGAGGCCGCTTTAAAGCTTTATGAGTTCAAACGGGGAAGGCTTCTAAACAAGCTTAGCGATGTTGAGAGGATTTCTCTTGAAAAATTTCATCCTGAATGGTTTGTTGAATACTGTTTTAGAAGGTTTGGTAAGAAGTTTTCTCTCCACCTGATGGACTCAAACAACCAGGTTAAACCCACGTATCTTCGAGTCAACACGTTAAAAGCAGACGAGGAGGAGGTGTTAGAGAGTTTAAGGCGTGAGGGTGTCCGTTTAAAACCTGTTCCAGGAGTGAAGTATGTTTACCGATTAGTGGGAACTAGAGTCCGTCTTCATAGGGGTAAACACTACCATGCGGGGCTTTTCACAATTCAGGATAAAGCCAGCTGCATGGCCGTGTACTCGTTGGGCCCAACACCTGGAGAAGAGGTAATGGATGTATGCGCTGCGCCTGGGGGAAAAACATCCTTAATCGCTCAGTTGATGGAGAACGATGGAAGGATCTTTTCCTTGGACAGCTCTAAGAGCCGCATGGAAATTTGGAGGAGGGAAATGGCGAGGATGGGAGTTCAAATCGCCCATCCCATCCTAGGCGACGCGGCTAATCCTCCGGTAAAAATGTTAGTGGACCGATTGTTAATCGACCCTCCCTGCTCAGGAACAGGCTCCTTCAACGTGTTTCCAGGCATGAAGTGGCGTCTCGACATGAAAGCTCTTGACTCATATTCTAGGCTTCAGCGCATGATATTGAATCGTTCCTCCCAGTTTCTTAGAGTTGGGGGAGTTATGGTATACTCCGTTTGCAGTGTGATGGTTGAGGAGGGTGAAAAGGTCGTCGAAGCGTTCCTTAATCAAAACCCAAACTTCGAGCTGCTCCCAGCATACCCTGGGTTAGGGTCTCCACCGTTGATGGGTCATCCAGGGCCTGTTAGGGTTTACCCACATCTCGACGGGTGTTTCGGGTTTTTCATCGCCAAGTTGAGGAGGGTTGATTAA